The following proteins are encoded in a genomic region of Lutra lutra chromosome 16, mLutLut1.2, whole genome shotgun sequence:
- the LOC125087786 gene encoding CD59 glycoprotein-like: MGSKGGFILFLLVLAVLCHSDHSLTCSICTEPEHDCNKTTTCSVNLDVCLFVKAEPKLLYHQCWKFNNQNYKYISKALGLKKLEYRCCPQDLCNRNAGASVSGKMALLATPLLAVA; this comes from the coding sequence ATGGGAAGCAAAGGAGGATTCATCCTGTTCCTGCTGGTCCTGGCTGTCCTCTGCCATTCTGATCATAGCCTGACATGCTCCATCTGTACTGAACCAGAGCATGACTGCAATAAGACCACCACTTGTTCAGTTAATCTTGATGTGTGTCTTTTTGTCAAAGCTGAGCCAAAACTTCTTTACCACCAGTGTTGGAAGTTTAATAATCAAAATTACAAGTATATTTCAAAAGCCTTAGGGCTTAAGAAGCTTGAGTACCGCTGCTGCCCGCAGGACCTGTGTAACAGAAATGCTGGTGCGAGTGTCTCCGGGAAGATGGCTCTGCTGGCAACCCCACTGTTAGCAGTAGCCTAG